One Streptomyces sp. RPA4-2 genomic window carries:
- a CDS encoding molybdopterin-dependent oxidoreductase, with the protein MSRSLTHPPAYSPASVSLTGDLARPARLTVPDLLAWPQHRARVSFECATSGVQHHRFEGPLLHDVLRDAGPGFDPARRKDRLRFLIAVGGADGHHALLTWAEIDPDFADAPVLLAVGIDGDPLDRAGPQLVLPQDRCGARHISGIDTIHVDGRYGPSRPWT; encoded by the coding sequence GTGAGCCGGTCCCTGACACATCCGCCCGCGTACTCGCCGGCGTCGGTCTCCCTGACCGGGGACCTCGCCCGCCCGGCCCGGCTCACCGTGCCCGATCTGCTGGCGTGGCCCCAGCACCGGGCCCGGGTCAGCTTCGAGTGCGCCACCAGCGGCGTGCAGCACCACCGCTTCGAGGGCCCGCTGCTGCACGACGTGCTGCGTGACGCCGGTCCCGGGTTCGACCCCGCCCGCCGCAAGGACCGCCTGCGCTTCCTCATCGCCGTGGGCGGCGCGGACGGCCACCACGCGCTGCTCACCTGGGCCGAGATCGACCCCGACTTCGCCGATGCCCCGGTCCTCCTCGCGGTCGGGATCGACGGCGACCCGCTGGACCGGGCGGGCCCCCAGCTCGTGCTGCCCCAGGACCGCTGCGGTGCGCGGCACATCAGCGGCATCGACACCATCCACGTGGACGGCCGCTACGGTCCCTCCCGTCCATGGACGTGA
- a CDS encoding ATP-binding protein, whose protein sequence is MRAQQRAVRQTARVEYTLPRTAVSAGRARRLTSAFLTRPRPRTVPPTADQVDDATLIASELVANAVRHGRTGCRLRLQVGHGGEVTVEVHDDSPGRPRVGLVDTDAESGRGLAMVQHLAHRLEVVSTGIGGKTVRAVLAV, encoded by the coding sequence ATGCGTGCGCAGCAGCGCGCCGTCCGGCAGACCGCCCGCGTGGAGTACACCCTGCCACGCACGGCCGTTTCGGCAGGCAGGGCCCGTAGGTTGACATCGGCGTTCCTGACCCGGCCGCGTCCGCGGACGGTGCCGCCGACCGCCGACCAGGTCGACGACGCCACGCTCATCGCGTCCGAACTCGTCGCCAACGCCGTCCGGCACGGGCGTACCGGCTGCCGGCTGCGTCTACAGGTGGGGCACGGGGGCGAAGTGACCGTCGAGGTCCACGACGACAGTCCGGGCCGGCCCCGGGTCGGTCTGGTGGACACCGACGCGGAGAGCGGCCGCGGTCTCGCGATGGTGCAGCACCTCGCCCACCGCCTGGAGGTCGTCAGCACGGGCATCGGCGGCAAGACGGTCCGCGCGGTCCTGGCCGTGTAG
- a CDS encoding SCO5918 family protein, producing MRCVIARFPFDLIKSEVEHSMAGVEPESVTGASVLVGPHAYPVKQVGEIITRQDRRDFTEAEVARALTRLGFTCRPAAAPARTAVPSWAEPA from the coding sequence ATGCGTTGTGTGATCGCCCGATTCCCCTTCGACCTCATCAAGAGCGAGGTCGAGCACTCGATGGCGGGCGTCGAGCCCGAGTCCGTCACCGGCGCGTCCGTGCTCGTCGGCCCGCACGCCTACCCCGTCAAGCAGGTCGGCGAGATCATCACCAGGCAGGACCGTCGTGACTTCACCGAGGCCGAGGTGGCCCGTGCGCTCACCCGGCTCGGCTTCACGTGCCGGCCCGCTGCCGCGCCGGCCCGTACCGCCGTACCCAGCTGGGCCGAACCCGCCTAG
- a CDS encoding ABC transporter ATP-binding protein, with product MTGVNPATGENPAPGNGPAAEGGRAPGDGQSSGNGPTRTGRPGPDREPAPLQKPVPDHGPAPVKGTAPAGDTAAGQGLDARLVVDRGTFHLDVTLSVAPGDVVALLGPNGAGKTTALRALAGLTPLSHGGRLRLDGVRLDRTPPESRPVGVVFQDYLLFPHLTALDNVAFGPRCQGVPKAEARARAAAWLDRMGLADHAGAKPRRLSGGQAQRVALARALAIRPRLLLLDEPLAALDARTRLDVRAGLRRHLAEFEAVAVLVTHDPLDAMVLADRLVVVEHGRVVQEGTPSDIARHPRTDYIAQLVGLNLYRGRAEGHTVRLDAGPAITTTEELAGPVFVAFPPGAVTLYRDRPTGSSARNLWQGEVAGLETHGDQIRVDLTGELPLAADLTTVAAAELGLHTGAPVWATVKAAQTHAYPA from the coding sequence ATGACGGGCGTGAACCCCGCGACCGGGGAGAACCCGGCGCCAGGGAACGGGCCGGCCGCGGAGGGCGGCCGCGCTCCGGGCGACGGGCAGTCCTCCGGCAACGGCCCGACACGGACCGGGCGTCCAGGACCGGACCGGGAACCCGCGCCGCTCCAAAAACCCGTACCGGACCACGGCCCGGCGCCGGTCAAAGGCACCGCCCCGGCCGGGGACACCGCAGCCGGGCAGGGCCTCGACGCCCGGCTCGTCGTCGACCGCGGCACCTTCCACCTGGACGTGACGCTGAGCGTCGCCCCCGGCGACGTGGTCGCGCTCCTCGGGCCGAACGGCGCCGGGAAGACCACCGCGCTCCGGGCCCTGGCCGGTCTCACCCCGCTCTCCCACGGCGGCCGGCTCCGGCTGGACGGCGTCCGGCTGGACCGTACGCCGCCGGAGTCCCGTCCGGTCGGCGTCGTCTTCCAGGACTATCTGCTCTTCCCGCATCTGACGGCCCTGGACAACGTCGCGTTCGGGCCGCGCTGCCAGGGCGTGCCGAAGGCGGAGGCACGGGCGCGGGCCGCCGCCTGGCTGGACCGGATGGGCCTGGCCGACCACGCCGGCGCCAAACCGCGCCGGCTCTCCGGCGGCCAGGCACAGCGCGTCGCCCTCGCCCGCGCGCTGGCCATCCGCCCCCGGCTGCTCCTGCTCGACGAGCCGCTCGCCGCGCTCGACGCCCGTACCCGACTCGACGTGCGCGCCGGACTCCGGCGCCATCTCGCCGAGTTCGAGGCCGTGGCCGTGCTCGTCACCCACGACCCGCTCGACGCGATGGTGCTGGCCGACCGGCTGGTCGTCGTCGAGCACGGCCGGGTGGTCCAGGAGGGAACCCCCTCGGACATCGCCCGCCACCCGCGCACCGACTACATCGCCCAGCTGGTCGGCCTCAACCTCTATCGGGGCAGGGCCGAGGGCCACACCGTACGGCTGGACGCGGGCCCGGCGATCACCACCACCGAGGAGCTGGCCGGCCCCGTCTTCGTGGCCTTCCCGCCCGGCGCCGTCACCCTGTACCGCGACCGGCCGACCGGGTCCAGCGCGCGCAACCTGTGGCAGGGCGAGGTCGCGGGTCTGGAGACGCACGGCGACCAGATCCGCGTGGACCTCACCGGTGAACTCCCGCTGGCCGCCGACCTGACGACCGTCGCCGCGGCCGAACTCGGCCTGCACACGGGCGCACCGGTCTGGGCGACGGTCAAAGCCGCCCAGACACACGCGTATCCGGCGTAG
- a CDS encoding FkbM family methyltransferase → MPTLYRRMLGLLPRIGVQVLDLGSGAAVVYRRGRRTRVPVGRTADLIARGQGRYEVTAVGPEKKADMWVVARESSAQGDAWGSVPFGESGGRLLVDETASAADERRFQIAAAEYLCTQHVTALLEKYRVNCVFDVGANAGQYGRRLRRLGYTGRIVSFEPTADAFEKLERAAEKDDDWQVFNVGLGREDSAQSIHVGWNTMNSLLPPSDYGKDRYLRFAKTRTEDIEIRRLDGMLEKALDGITDPRPYLKMDTQGYDLEVFAGAGERIADFVGMQSEVAALRLYEGSPRMREAIATYEEAGFEITGMYPVTREETTGRVVEFDCVMVRADAVPEATSA, encoded by the coding sequence ATGCCGACCCTTTACAGAAGAATGCTCGGTCTGCTCCCCCGGATAGGCGTGCAGGTTCTCGACCTCGGTTCGGGCGCGGCGGTGGTCTACCGACGCGGCAGGCGCACCCGCGTGCCCGTGGGGCGCACGGCCGATCTGATCGCCCGCGGCCAAGGACGCTACGAGGTCACGGCCGTCGGGCCGGAGAAGAAGGCCGACATGTGGGTGGTCGCCCGGGAGTCCTCGGCGCAGGGCGACGCCTGGGGAAGCGTGCCCTTCGGTGAGTCCGGCGGGCGGCTGCTGGTCGACGAGACGGCGTCGGCGGCCGACGAGCGCCGCTTCCAGATCGCGGCCGCCGAGTATCTGTGCACCCAGCACGTGACCGCCCTGCTGGAGAAGTACCGGGTGAACTGCGTCTTCGACGTGGGTGCCAACGCGGGCCAGTACGGTCGGCGGCTGCGCAGGCTCGGCTACACCGGCCGCATCGTCTCCTTCGAACCCACCGCGGACGCCTTCGAGAAGCTGGAGCGGGCCGCGGAGAAGGACGACGACTGGCAGGTGTTCAACGTCGGGCTGGGGCGTGAGGACTCCGCGCAGTCCATCCACGTGGGCTGGAACACCATGAACTCCCTTCTTCCGCCCAGTGATTACGGGAAGGACCGCTACCTCCGGTTCGCCAAGACCCGTACCGAGGACATCGAGATCCGCCGGCTGGACGGGATGCTGGAGAAGGCGCTGGACGGCATCACCGACCCCCGCCCCTACCTGAAGATGGACACCCAGGGCTACGACCTGGAGGTGTTCGCCGGCGCGGGCGAACGGATCGCGGACTTCGTCGGCATGCAGTCGGAGGTCGCCGCGCTGCGGCTCTACGAGGGCAGCCCCCGGATGCGGGAGGCGATCGCCACGTACGAGGAGGCCGGGTTCGAGATCACGGGCATGTACCCGGTGACGCGTGAGGAGACGACCGGCCGGGTCGTCGAGTTCGACTGCGTGATGGTGCGTGCCGACGCCGTGCCGGAGGCCACGTCCGCGTGA
- the modB gene encoding molybdate ABC transporter permease subunit: MPLPLLLPALVGLAFLLLPLLALLVRAPWRGLPDLLTSTEVWQALQLSLVCATAATGVSLVLGVPLAWLLARTDFPGRGFVRALVTLPLVLPPVVGGVALLLALGRNGVVGQLLDAWFGITLPFTTAGVVVAETFVAMPFLVISVEGTLRAADPRYEEAAATLGASRFTAFRRVTLPLIAPGIAAGAVLAWARALGEFGATITFAGNFPGRTQTMPLAVYLALQSDPDAAIALSLVLLVVSIAVLAGLRDRWMTGVS; this comes from the coding sequence GTGCCGCTGCCGCTGCTGCTGCCGGCCCTCGTCGGTCTGGCGTTTCTGCTGCTGCCGCTGCTCGCCCTGCTCGTACGGGCTCCCTGGCGCGGCCTGCCGGACCTGCTGACGAGCACCGAGGTGTGGCAGGCCCTGCAGCTCTCCCTGGTCTGCGCGACCGCGGCCACCGGCGTGAGCCTGGTCCTGGGCGTGCCCCTGGCCTGGCTCCTCGCACGCACCGACTTCCCCGGACGGGGCTTCGTCCGCGCGCTGGTGACCCTGCCGCTCGTCCTGCCGCCCGTCGTGGGCGGTGTGGCGCTGCTCCTGGCGCTGGGGCGCAACGGTGTCGTCGGCCAGTTGCTCGACGCCTGGTTCGGGATCACGCTGCCGTTCACCACGGCGGGGGTGGTGGTCGCGGAGACGTTCGTGGCGATGCCGTTCCTGGTCATCAGCGTGGAGGGCACGCTGCGGGCGGCCGACCCGCGGTACGAGGAGGCGGCCGCGACGCTCGGCGCCTCCCGGTTCACCGCGTTCCGCCGGGTCACGCTGCCGCTGATCGCGCCGGGCATCGCGGCGGGCGCCGTCCTCGCCTGGGCCCGCGCGCTCGGCGAGTTCGGGGCGACCATCACGTTCGCGGGCAACTTCCCCGGCCGTACGCAGACCATGCCGCTCGCCGTCTACCTGGCCCTCCAGAGCGACCCCGACGCGGCGATCGCGCTGAGCCTGGTGCTGCTCGTCGTGTCGATCGCGGTCCTCGCCGGACTGCGGGACCGCTGGATGACGGGGGTGTCATGA
- the modA gene encoding molybdate ABC transporter substrate-binding protein, with translation MTRSASRTRRTGRMLQVAGVGAAALLALSACSSDSDSSTKSDGPTKSGSSAKSDKLSGTVTVFAAASLKESFTTLGKDFEQAHPGTKVTFNFGGSDTLAAGITGGAPADVFAAASPKTMAIVTDKSDAVGTPAVFVRNQLEIATLPGNPDKVASLKDLTKSGLKVVLCDKTVPCGAAAQKALDASSLKLTPVSYEQDVKSALTKVELKEADAAVVYKTDVNAAGDKVEGVEFPESAKAINDYPIVLLKDAPNAAAAKEFIALVQSPEGQKVLTAAGFLQP, from the coding sequence ATGACCCGATCCGCGAGCCGGACCCGCCGCACCGGCCGGATGCTGCAGGTGGCCGGTGTCGGCGCCGCCGCGCTGCTGGCCCTGAGCGCCTGCTCCTCCGACTCCGACAGCTCCACGAAGTCCGACGGCCCGACGAAGTCCGGTTCCTCCGCGAAGTCCGACAAGCTGTCGGGCACGGTGACGGTGTTCGCCGCCGCCTCCCTCAAGGAGAGCTTCACGACCCTGGGCAAGGACTTCGAGCAGGCCCACCCGGGTACGAAGGTGACCTTCAACTTCGGCGGCAGCGACACGCTCGCCGCCGGCATCACCGGAGGCGCCCCGGCCGATGTGTTCGCCGCCGCGAGTCCGAAGACGATGGCCATCGTGACGGACAAGAGCGACGCGGTCGGCACTCCGGCCGTCTTCGTGCGCAACCAGCTGGAGATCGCGACGCTGCCCGGCAACCCGGACAAGGTCGCCTCCCTCAAGGACCTCACCAAGTCCGGCCTGAAGGTGGTGCTGTGCGACAAGACGGTGCCGTGCGGCGCCGCCGCGCAGAAGGCGCTGGACGCCAGCAGCCTCAAGCTCACCCCGGTCTCCTACGAGCAGGACGTCAAGAGCGCCCTGACGAAGGTGGAGCTGAAGGAGGCCGATGCCGCGGTCGTCTACAAGACCGATGTGAACGCCGCGGGTGACAAGGTGGAGGGCGTGGAGTTCCCCGAGTCGGCCAAGGCCATCAACGACTACCCGATCGTCCTCCTCAAGGACGCGCCCAACGCGGCCGCGGCCAAGGAGTTCATCGCGCTCGTGCAGTCCCCCGAGGGCCAGAAGGTACTGACCGCGGCCGGGTTCCTCCAGCCGTGA